A genomic region of Pelodiscus sinensis isolate JC-2024 chromosome 1, ASM4963464v1, whole genome shotgun sequence contains the following coding sequences:
- the RASD2 gene encoding GTP-binding protein Rhes: MMKTLSSGNCTLSVPAKNSYRMVVLGASRVGKSSIVSRFLTGRFDDQYTPTIEDFHRKVYNIRGDMYQLDILDTSGNHPFPAMRRLSILTGDVFILVFSLDNRESFDEVKRIQKQILEVKSCLKNKTKETADLPMVICGNKNDHSEVYRKVRSDEAEKLVSSDENCAYFEISAKKNTNVDEMFYVLFSMAKLPHEMSPALHRKISVQYGDTFHQKSFRMRRVKEMDAYGMISPFARRPSVNSDLKYIKSKVLREGQAREREKCTIQ, from the exons ATGATGAAGACTCTGTCCAGTGGGAACTGCACCCTGAGCGTGCCAGCCAAGAATTCTTACCGCAtggtggtgctgggagcctccAGGGTGGGCAAGAGCTCCATTGTCTCCCGCTTTCTCACCGGCCGCTTTGACGACCAGTACACTCCCACCATTGAGGATTTTCACCGTAAGGTCTACAACATTCGGGGCGACATGTATCAGCTGGACATTCTGGACACATCTGGGAATCACCCATTCCCCGCGATGAGGAGGCTTTCTATACTGACAG GGGATGTTTTCATCCTGGTATTCAGTTTGGACAACAGAGAATCCTTTGATGAGGTCAAGAGGATCCAGAAACAGATCCTTGAAGTCAAATCCTGCCTGAAGAACAAGACCAAGGAGACAGCTGACCTCCCCATGGTGATCTGCGGCAACAAGAATGACCATAGTGAAGTCTACCGCAAGGTACGCTCAGACGAAGCAGAGAAGCTTGTCTCCAGTGATGAGaactgtgcttattttgaaatctcagcCAAGAAGAACACTAATGTGGATGAGATGTTCTATGTCCTCTTCAGCATGGCCAAGCTACCTCACGAGATGAGCCCTGCCCTCCACAGGAAAATCTCTGTCCAATACGGTGATACCTTCCACCAAAAATCCTTCAGAATGCGCCGGGTCAAAGAGATGGATGCCTATGGCATGATCTCCCCGTTTGCTCGCCGACCTAGTGTCAACAGTGACCTGAAATATATCAAATCCAAAGTTCTCAGGGAAGGCCAggcaagagagagggagaaatgcACTATCCAGTGA